In a genomic window of Vigna angularis cultivar LongXiaoDou No.4 chromosome 6, ASM1680809v1, whole genome shotgun sequence:
- the LOC108341081 gene encoding transcription termination factor MTERF15, mitochondrial: protein MVPRIIITRLFASFTHHRSTQFQLGSLLQHKHNAFLFRFNTFTSGGDTRKGDTFTVIYLINSCGLSLELARKVSKSVNLKTPDGPNAVINTLKNYGFSETQVAKLVEKNPRVLVAKVEKTLLPKLKFFHSIGVSNTDVPKIVNECPSILRRSLGKCLLPRYEIIRSIVRDDLEVVRILRKSPVGFIMCDLKKCLIPNIKVLRQSGVPQGSISLLMVNFPSATLMKHSRFVKVVERIKKLGFDPTRTSFVMGVQVLLTMRKAAWESRFEIYKRWDWNREIVLQAFLKYPNFIKLTDETITKKMTFLVKDMGLPSLEIAAYPPVLVYNLEKRIIPRFSIIKILKSKGLVRRSLSFGYYMGIKENVFLKKYVDSFKEHLPLLPDVYKGLIHRDDVM, encoded by the coding sequence ATGGTGCCTCGTATTATCATTACTAGATTATTTGCGTCCTTCACACACCACAGAAGCACCCAATTCCAATTGGGTTCTCTGCTGCAACACAAGcacaatgcttttctttttaggTTCAACACATTCACCTCTGGTGGGGACACCCGCAAAGGGGACACCTTTACCGTGATTTACCTCATCAACTCATGTGGGTTGTCCCTGGAATTGGCCAGGAAAGTCTCCAAGAGTGTGAATTTGAAAACCCCAGATGGTCCAAATGCTGTTATTAACACTCTCAAGAACTATGGATTCTCCGAAACTCAGGTTGCAAAACTTGTCGAGAAGAATCCCCGTGTGCTTGTTGCAAAGGTGGAGAAGACCCTTTTGCCCAAACTCAAGTTCTTCCACTCTATTGGGGTTTCCAACACTGACGTGCCTAAGATCGTGAATGAATGTCCTTCAATCTTGCGGAGGAGTCTGGGAAAATGCCTTCTGCCACGATACGAGATTATCAGGAGTATAGTTCGTGATGATCTGGAAGTTGTTAGAATTTTGAGAAAATCTCCAGTTGGTTTCATAATGTGTGACCTAAAGAAATGCTTGATTCCAAACATTAAGGTTTTGAGGCAGTCTGGGGTTCCTCAGGGTTCAATCTCTCTGCTGATGGTCAACTTCCCCTCTGCAACATTGATGAAGCATTCCAGATTTGTTAAAGTTGTCGAGAGAATTAAGAAATTGGGGTTTGACCCTACGAGAACAAGTTTTGTCATGGGTGTCCAAGTGCTTTTAACAATGCGTAAAGCGGCATGGGAATCGAGATTTGAGATTTATAAGAGGTGGGACTGGAACAGGGAAATAGTTCTTCAAGCGTTTCTGAAGTATcccaattttataaaattgaccGACGAGACAATTACGAAAAAAATGACTTTCCTAGTTAAGGATATGGGTTTGCCATCATTGGAAATTGCCGCATATCCTCCAGTTCTAGTCTACAACTTGGAGAAGAGGATTATCCCTAGAttctcaataattaaaatcttgAAATCAAAAGGTTTGGTTAGGAGGAGTTTGAGTTTTGGTTACTATATGGGCATTAAGGAGAATgtttttttgaagaaatatgTCGATAGCTTTAAGGAACATTTGCCTCTCTTACCAGATGTCTACAAAGGATTGATTCATCGTGATGACGTAATGTAG